A region from the Acidobacteriota bacterium genome encodes:
- a CDS encoding sodium:proton antiporter, with product MPARRPSTILGPLAALLLCGGAPALAGEGAAAAEAATHLGSRLPLWSVIPFAGILLSIAVLPVAATRFWHDHYPKVAAMWALLLAVPFLLSYRMEAVHAIVHIYLVDYVPFIILLWGLFTVAGGIVVRGTPRGTPAVNTVLLAIGTVLASLVGTTGAAMLLIRPILRANAHRRSRTHIVVFFIFLVANIGGSLTPLGDPPLFLGFLHSVPFFWTLLHMPGPLLMVAGILLAFFYVLDRMLVQRELRQDGPHPAEGPKRPLEIAGARNFILLGGIVGAVLMSGLWHAGSVHILGVDLAFQDLARDVIIVLCGLISLLTTSKELRRENDFTWGPIREVAYLFAGIFMTIVPALEILKAGEAGALAGLIRTCRDPWHYYWITGTLSSFLDNAPTYLTFFNTALGRFYPGMEEHAAVANLIATHNHYLLAIS from the coding sequence TCCACGATCCTGGGCCCGCTCGCCGCGCTCCTGCTCTGTGGCGGGGCGCCCGCCTTGGCCGGCGAGGGCGCGGCGGCCGCCGAGGCCGCCACGCACCTGGGATCGAGGCTTCCTCTCTGGTCGGTCATACCGTTCGCGGGAATCCTCCTGTCGATCGCCGTGCTTCCGGTCGCCGCGACCCGCTTCTGGCACGACCACTACCCGAAGGTGGCGGCCATGTGGGCCCTCCTTCTGGCGGTGCCGTTCCTCCTGAGCTACCGGATGGAGGCGGTGCACGCGATCGTGCACATCTACCTCGTCGATTACGTGCCGTTCATCATCCTCTTGTGGGGTCTGTTCACCGTCGCCGGGGGCATCGTGGTGCGGGGCACCCCCCGGGGAACCCCGGCGGTCAACACGGTCCTCCTTGCCATCGGGACGGTGCTCGCTTCGCTGGTCGGCACCACGGGGGCGGCGATGCTCCTCATCCGGCCGATCCTCCGCGCGAACGCCCACCGGCGATCGCGGACCCACATCGTGGTCTTCTTCATCTTCCTGGTGGCGAACATCGGCGGCTCGCTCACTCCCCTGGGCGACCCGCCCCTGTTCCTCGGGTTCCTGCACTCCGTTCCCTTCTTCTGGACGCTGCTTCACATGCCGGGACCGTTGCTGATGGTGGCCGGCATCCTGCTGGCCTTCTTCTACGTGCTCGACAGGATGCTGGTTCAGCGGGAACTTCGTCAGGACGGCCCGCACCCGGCAGAGGGTCCGAAACGGCCTCTCGAGATCGCCGGCGCGCGGAATTTCATCCTCCTCGGCGGAATCGTCGGGGCGGTGCTCATGAGCGGGCTGTGGCACGCCGGCAGCGTGCACATTCTCGGCGTCGACCTCGCCTTCCAGGATCTGGCCCGTGACGTCATCATCGTGCTCTGCGGGCTGATCTCGCTGCTGACCACGAGCAAGGAGCTGCGCCGCGAGAACGATTTCACCTGGGGCCCGATCCGCGAGGTGGCCTACCTGTTCGCCGGCATCTTCATGACGATCGTGCCGGCGCTCGAGATCCTCAAGGCGGGCGAGGCGGGGGCGCTCGCCGGCCTCATCCGGACCTGCCGCGATCCGTGGCACTACTACTGGATCACCGGGACGCTCTCCTCGTTCCTCGACAACGCGCCCACCTACCTGACCTTCTTCAACACCGCCCTCGGGCGCTTCTACCCCGGCATGGAGGAGCACGCCGCCGTCGCCAACCTGATCGCGACGCACAACCACTATCTGCTCGCGATCTCG